Proteins encoded together in one Amblyomma americanum isolate KBUSLIRL-KWMA chromosome 1, ASM5285725v1, whole genome shotgun sequence window:
- the LOC144113293 gene encoding uncharacterized protein LOC144113293, which yields MHAKSEVPALNSVLKAVNEDDDRPNFKKKTLCKLMKDVIFTSEKGKWNLALIERSDIIAWRRRCIIYLDETWVKAGHTKEYVWQDKTVKSSQDAFLKGLTTELAAPSGKGARLILVHVVGSATGFVRDAADFFRAKKGNHADYHSEMNCLYFKK from the exons ATGCACGCGAAGAGCGAAGTCCCAGCATTGAACAGTGTGCTTAAGGCAGTCAATGAGGATGACGACCGGCCGAACTTCAAGAAAAAGACGTTGTGCAAGTTGATGAAGGACGTCATATTCACATCTGAAAAAGGAAAATGGAACCTTGCGCTGATCGAGAGAAGTGACATCATTGCCTGGCGTCGCAG GTGCATTATCTACCTGGATGAAACCTGGGTCAAGGCAGGACACACAAAAGAATATGTCTGGCAGGACAAGACTGTGAAGTCATCTCAGGATGCCTTCCTGAAAGGTTTAACAACGGAATTGGCTGCGCCTTCGGgcaaaggggcccgtttgatcctTGTACATGTTGTGGGCAGTGCAACAGGATTCGTGCGAGACGCTGCTGACTTCTTCAGAGCAAAAAAGGGAAACCATGCTGACTACCACTCTGAGATGAACTGCCTCTACTTTAAGAAGTAG